The following proteins come from a genomic window of Phnomibacter ginsenosidimutans:
- a CDS encoding DNA gyrase/topoisomerase IV subunit A gives MSAFDPTKANENELTGVSDLYKGWFLDYASYVILERAVPAVEDGLKPVQRRILHAMKEMDDGRYNKVANIVGQSMQYHPHGDMSITDALVNMGQKDLLIDTQGNWGDVRTGDDAAAARYIEARLSKFALEVAFNAKTTEWQLSYDGRKQEPVTLPMKFPLLLAQGAEGIAVGLSTKILPHNFIELCDAAVKYLKGKHFDLYPDFQTGGQIDVSNYNDGKRGGKVRVRARIEELDKKTLVIHDVPYGVTVSSLIDSITKATEAKKIQVKKVTDVTAADVRIVVELPAGTSTDITIDALYAFTDCEVSISPNACVIIDQKPRFVTATDLLKWSTDNTKGLLQKELQIKLAELNEKWHYTSLEKIFFEEKIYKELEKKHETWDKVLQSIDKAFAPFKPRLKRDISKEDIIKLTEKPVRRIYKLDIDELDQQIKGIEGEIAQVQFDLDHLNDYAIKYYENLKAKFGKGRERKTEIRLFDTIQVRQVAVANAKLYVNRAEGFIGTGLKKDEFVTDCSDLDDIICITKRGTMKVVRVSDKAFIGKDIIHVAVFNKNDERTTYNMIYVDGKSGVSFAKRFQVGGITRDKEYDLTKGTDKSRVHYLTVNANGEAEAVRVNLSPTCTARIKEFEFYFEELAIKGRASLGNQVTKYPIKSVRFKEAGRSTLEGRRLWYDDQFGRINTDEKGLYLGMFEGDDKLLVIYTNGTYEITDQELTQRFEADNVLLIERFDPERIITAIYFDSDKVQFNIKRFKIETTTLKTKFQFIKEGKDNYLELVTTDEEPTLILKTGKGATAETQKLKVSSLIDVMGWKAVGNKLVDKKAVEMEWERHDGPPTQKELFE, from the coding sequence ATGTCAGCGTTTGATCCAACCAAGGCCAATGAAAATGAACTCACCGGGGTGAGTGATTTGTACAAAGGCTGGTTTTTAGATTATGCATCGTATGTGATTTTGGAACGGGCCGTGCCGGCTGTAGAAGATGGACTGAAGCCCGTGCAACGCCGCATACTGCATGCCATGAAGGAAATGGATGATGGCCGCTACAACAAGGTGGCCAACATTGTGGGCCAGAGCATGCAGTACCACCCGCATGGCGACATGAGCATTACCGATGCCCTGGTAAACATGGGCCAAAAAGACCTGCTGATTGATACACAGGGTAACTGGGGCGATGTACGCACCGGCGACGATGCGGCCGCTGCCCGTTATATTGAAGCCCGCCTCAGCAAGTTTGCGCTGGAAGTGGCTTTCAACGCCAAAACCACGGAGTGGCAGCTGAGCTACGATGGTCGCAAGCAGGAGCCCGTCACCCTGCCCATGAAGTTTCCATTGCTGCTGGCGCAAGGGGCGGAGGGCATTGCCGTAGGCCTGTCTACCAAAATTTTGCCGCACAACTTTATTGAGCTTTGCGATGCGGCAGTGAAATATTTGAAAGGCAAACATTTTGATCTCTATCCCGATTTTCAAACGGGTGGCCAGATTGATGTAAGTAATTACAACGATGGCAAGCGGGGCGGCAAAGTGCGGGTTCGTGCCCGCATTGAAGAGCTGGACAAGAAAACGCTGGTGATTCATGATGTGCCGTATGGCGTAACCGTGAGCAGTCTTATCGACAGCATTACCAAAGCCACCGAAGCCAAAAAAATTCAGGTAAAAAAAGTAACGGATGTAACTGCAGCTGATGTTCGCATTGTGGTGGAATTACCCGCCGGTACTTCTACCGATATTACTATTGATGCGCTGTATGCTTTCACCGATTGTGAGGTGAGCATTTCGCCCAACGCCTGTGTGATTATCGATCAGAAGCCAAGGTTTGTAACGGCTACCGATTTGCTGAAATGGAGCACCGACAATACCAAAGGCTTGTTGCAAAAAGAATTGCAGATAAAACTGGCCGAGCTCAACGAAAAATGGCATTACACTTCGTTGGAAAAAATCTTCTTCGAAGAAAAGATTTACAAAGAGCTGGAGAAGAAGCATGAAACATGGGACAAAGTGCTGCAGTCCATCGACAAGGCTTTTGCCCCTTTTAAACCACGACTGAAAAGAGATATTTCAAAAGAAGACATCATCAAGCTAACGGAGAAGCCAGTGCGGCGTATTTACAAACTCGACATCGACGAACTCGATCAGCAAATCAAGGGTATTGAAGGAGAGATTGCGCAGGTGCAGTTCGATTTGGACCACCTGAACGATTACGCCATCAAATACTATGAAAACCTGAAAGCCAAGTTTGGCAAGGGCCGCGAACGCAAAACGGAAATCCGTTTGTTCGATACCATTCAGGTGCGGCAGGTAGCGGTGGCCAATGCCAAGCTCTATGTAAACCGGGCAGAGGGTTTCATTGGTACCGGCCTCAAGAAAGATGAGTTCGTTACCGATTGTTCCGACCTCGATGATATCATTTGCATTACCAAACGAGGCACCATGAAAGTGGTGCGGGTGAGTGACAAAGCCTTTATTGGCAAAGACATTATCCATGTGGCAGTGTTCAACAAAAACGATGAACGCACTACTTACAACATGATATATGTGGATGGCAAAAGTGGCGTGAGTTTTGCCAAGCGTTTTCAGGTAGGTGGTATTACCCGGGATAAGGAATACGACCTTACCAAAGGCACCGACAAGAGTCGGGTGCATTACCTCACGGTAAATGCCAACGGCGAAGCAGAAGCGGTGCGGGTAAACCTGAGTCCTACTTGTACAGCCCGCATCAAAGAGTTTGAATTTTACTTTGAAGAGCTGGCGATAAAAGGCCGTGCAAGTTTGGGCAATCAGGTTACAAAGTATCCCATCAAATCGGTGCGGTTTAAAGAGGCCGGCCGCTCTACCCTCGAAGGCCGCCGCCTGTGGTACGACGACCAGTTTGGCCGTATCAACACTGACGAAAAAGGTTTGTACCTCGGCATGTTTGAAGGTGACGACAAACTGCTGGTGATTTATACCAATGGCACTTATGAAATCACCGATCAGGAACTGACACAACGTTTTGAAGCAGACAATGTATTGCTGATAGAACGCTTCGATCCCGAACGCATTATCACCGCCATTTACTTTGATAGCGACAAAGTGCAGTTCAACATCAAGCGTTTTAAAATTGAAACCACAACACTCAAAACCAAGTTCCAGTTTATCAAAGAAGGCAAGGATAACTACCTTGAATTGGTGACCACCGATGAAGAGCCGACCCTGATTTTGAAAACCGGAAAAGGTGCCACTGCCGAAACGCAGAAATTGAAAGTAAGCAGCCTGATAGATGTGATGGGTTGGAAAGCCGTGGGCAATAAACTGGTAGATAAGAAGGCCGTAGAAATGGAGTGGGAGCGACACGACGGACCACCCACGCAAAAAGAATTGTTTGAGTAA
- a CDS encoding helical backbone metal receptor has translation MLHSWLLPEGMAAPEQAKRIVSLVPSLTEWLHTLGLEEETVGITKFCIRPDEWFRQKTRVGGTKNVHVDELLALQPDLVIASKEENVAEQVQSIAQQVPVLLTDIENLEDALASMQLIADIAHRSEAAKALLAQIQMDFATALPQAGRALYLIWREPYMSVGRDTFIHAMLQMAGWENVCGYQTRYPTFTLAEMQALQPDVLLLSSEPFPFKINHVLELSAHFPHTRICLVDGEMFSWYGSRLLKSMSYFKELHRQLT, from the coding sequence ATGCTGCACAGCTGGCTACTTCCCGAAGGTATGGCTGCTCCTGAGCAGGCAAAGCGCATTGTGTCGCTGGTGCCCTCGCTTACCGAGTGGTTGCATACGCTAGGGCTGGAGGAGGAAACTGTAGGCATCACCAAGTTTTGCATTCGCCCCGATGAATGGTTTCGGCAAAAGACCAGGGTTGGGGGCACCAAAAATGTACATGTGGATGAGCTCCTGGCGTTGCAACCAGATTTGGTGATTGCCAGCAAAGAAGAAAATGTGGCTGAACAGGTGCAATCTATTGCACAGCAAGTGCCTGTGCTGCTTACGGATATAGAGAACCTCGAAGATGCTTTGGCCAGCATGCAACTGATTGCTGACATTGCCCATCGGAGTGAAGCAGCAAAAGCGTTGTTGGCGCAAATTCAAATGGATTTTGCCACCGCTTTACCGCAGGCCGGCCGGGCTTTGTACCTCATTTGGCGGGAGCCATACATGAGTGTGGGTAGAGATACCTTCATTCATGCCATGTTGCAAATGGCCGGTTGGGAAAATGTATGCGGGTATCAAACCCGTTATCCAACTTTCACATTGGCAGAAATGCAGGCATTACAACCCGATGTGTTGCTGCTGAGTAGCGAACCATTTCCATTTAAAATTAATCACGTGCTGGAGCTGTCGGCTCATTTTCCACACACCCGTATTTGCCTGGTAGATGGCGAAATGTTTAGTTGGTATGGCAGCAGGCTGTTGAAATCCATGTCGTATTTCAAAGAGTTGCACCGGCAATTGACCTAA
- the accD gene encoding acetyl-CoA carboxylase, carboxyltransferase subunit beta has product MSTKEKQLEEFESRLTGDDLAANTTEDSRLSWFKRKHKGITTSTSEKRETPDGLWTMCPSCKFTCTTIELKENYYVCPKCNHHHRIGSDEYFEILFDEKEYQRLFDEIRSKDYLGFVDLKPYQKRLEETWSKTDLHDSMSVAHGKVGGFDLVVACMDFEFIGGSLGSVMGEKICRAADYCLEHRIPFMIISKSGGARMMESAFSLMQLPKTLGRLSLLSDAKIPYISLCTDPTFGGTTASFSMLGDIIIAEPKALIGFAGPRVIKETIKKDLPKGFQRSEFLLDHGFLDFIVDRKELKAKLAQMLDLFQH; this is encoded by the coding sequence ATGAGCACCAAAGAGAAACAGTTGGAAGAATTTGAGAGTCGGTTGACAGGCGATGATTTAGCAGCCAATACCACCGAAGACTCAAGGCTTTCCTGGTTTAAGCGTAAGCACAAAGGCATTACCACTTCTACATCGGAGAAGCGGGAAACCCCCGATGGTTTGTGGACCATGTGCCCATCGTGCAAGTTTACCTGCACTACCATTGAGCTCAAAGAGAACTACTACGTTTGCCCAAAGTGCAATCATCATCACCGCATTGGCAGCGATGAATATTTCGAAATCCTTTTTGACGAAAAAGAATACCAACGTTTGTTCGACGAAATCCGCAGCAAGGACTACCTCGGCTTTGTGGATTTGAAACCGTATCAAAAACGACTGGAAGAAACCTGGTCGAAGACTGACCTGCACGATAGCATGAGTGTAGCGCATGGAAAAGTGGGCGGCTTTGATTTGGTAGTGGCTTGCATGGATTTCGAATTCATTGGTGGTAGCCTCGGCAGTGTAATGGGCGAAAAAATTTGCCGTGCTGCCGACTATTGTCTGGAGCACCGCATTCCATTCATGATCATCAGTAAGAGTGGTGGTGCCCGTATGATGGAAAGTGCCTTCAGCCTTATGCAGCTGCCCAAAACATTGGGTCGCTTGTCGCTGCTTTCTGATGCCAAGATTCCGTACATCTCTTTGTGTACCGATCCCACTTTTGGTGGTACCACAGCTTCGTTTTCTATGCTGGGCGATATCATCATTGCAGAGCCCAAAGCCCTTATTGGTTTTGCAGGCCCGAGGGTAATTAAAGAAACCATCAAGAAAGATTTACCGAAAGGATTTCAGCGGTCAGAGTTTTTGCTCGATCATGGTTTCCTCGATTTTATTGTAGACAGAAAAGAACTGAAAGCAAAGCTGGCGCAAATGCTGGATTTGTTTCAGCACTAA
- the smpB gene encoding SsrA-binding protein SmpB, giving the protein MAISNKQAYHEYFIEQTYTAGLVLTGTEVKSLRAGKASFNDAYCLFHKGELYIKSLHISEYKLGTIYNHLPTQERKLLLTKKELKKLEAKMKEKGYTIVPLKIFFAESGYAKMEIGLGKGKKLHDKRETLKQKDVDREIKRYIKR; this is encoded by the coding sequence ATGGCAATCAGCAACAAACAGGCATATCACGAATACTTCATTGAGCAAACCTATACGGCGGGGCTGGTGCTTACCGGTACCGAAGTAAAAAGCTTGCGGGCAGGCAAAGCCAGCTTCAATGATGCCTATTGTTTGTTTCATAAAGGCGAGCTGTATATTAAAAGCCTGCACATCAGCGAGTACAAGTTGGGCACCATTTACAACCACCTGCCCACGCAGGAACGCAAACTGCTGCTTACCAAAAAAGAATTGAAAAAGCTGGAAGCCAAAATGAAAGAGAAGGGCTACACCATTGTGCCCCTTAAAATATTTTTTGCAGAAAGCGGCTACGCCAAAATGGAAATTGGTTTGGGCAAAGGCAAGAAGCTGCATGACAAGCGGGAAACCCTCAAGCAAAAAGATGTGGACCGCGAAATCAAACGCTACATCAAGCGGTAA
- a CDS encoding TonB-dependent receptor gives MKNTPIITLLLLLLLPAFTMAQPTGKIKGTAKEGATISLLKATDSAVVKMAVAGSGGQFEIEQLSWGNYLLQIHAVGFKAYISNKFSLNDAAPTYDAGILKLQPLSNELNNVTVTARKQMVEVQADKTVVNVDAMISNTGATALEVLEKSPGISVDRDGNISMRGKQGVMVLIDGKPSYLTGADLVNLLSSMTANQLDQIELMTNPPAKYDAAGNAGIINIKTKKSRQRGWNGNLNLSYGQGKYEKLNNSLNLNYRNEKLNVYLNYSQRHFKDFNNLLINRTYYDATGKDVQGYFEQPTYLLITGNHNNLKAGVDLYLSKQTTLGFSASGFISPRNFDGESIGHLKGADAVIDSSTFTFSDNGNRWQNAAFNINLRHSFSKNSELSADVDYNRYDMANNQLFTTQIVQPLGQLTFNELLKGNLPSVIDIYAAKADYSYTTSKGVKLETGWKSSYVRTDNTADYFLWANGNWKPDYDKTNHFEYKENINAAYINSNKSFGKLSVQAGLRFENTNYKGYQRGNPQKADSSFTNNYNKLFPTVYLSYPLDSNNTVNLNVGRRIDRPAYQQMNPFLFFINKYTYQVGNPFIQPQLTTTFELTHTYKNWLTTTINHSETNKYFSQIFRTEGEVTILTQGNLARMRNTSLSINAQLNPTKWWSANVSGTLNKRVVKGVGNNADFASDNVSFSANANNNFKLGKGWSAELSGNYNSRSADAQFIIAGFGQVSAGIAKQVLKNKGSVKLNVRDIFFSQIINGDIRYQNVREHFKQSRDSRVVTLSFSYRFGKNFNDNRRKTGGSSEEQQRVGVGG, from the coding sequence ATGAAAAACACACCAATCATTACCCTGCTGTTATTGTTGTTGCTCCCTGCTTTTACCATGGCACAACCCACAGGAAAAATAAAAGGTACGGCTAAAGAAGGGGCCACTATTTCGTTATTAAAAGCCACGGACTCTGCAGTGGTGAAGATGGCTGTGGCAGGAAGCGGCGGTCAATTTGAAATAGAACAATTGAGTTGGGGCAACTACCTGTTACAAATACATGCAGTTGGTTTTAAAGCATACATCTCGAATAAGTTTTCGCTGAATGATGCGGCGCCGACCTACGATGCTGGAATACTAAAACTACAACCCCTCAGCAATGAGCTCAACAATGTAACGGTAACGGCCCGCAAGCAAATGGTAGAAGTACAAGCCGATAAAACTGTTGTGAATGTGGATGCTATGATTTCGAACACCGGTGCCACTGCATTGGAAGTGTTAGAAAAATCGCCTGGCATTTCGGTAGACAGAGATGGTAATATCAGCATGCGGGGCAAGCAGGGCGTAATGGTATTGATTGATGGCAAACCCAGTTATTTAACGGGTGCCGATTTGGTAAACCTGCTCAGCTCCATGACCGCCAATCAACTCGATCAGATTGAACTGATGACCAACCCTCCGGCCAAGTATGATGCGGCGGGAAATGCAGGCATCATCAACATCAAAACCAAAAAGAGCAGGCAGCGTGGCTGGAACGGCAACCTGAATTTGAGCTACGGGCAAGGAAAATATGAGAAGCTCAATAACAGCCTTAACCTCAATTACCGCAACGAAAAATTGAATGTGTATTTGAATTACAGCCAGCGGCATTTCAAAGATTTCAATAACCTGCTTATCAATCGTACCTACTACGATGCCACAGGAAAAGATGTGCAGGGCTATTTTGAGCAGCCCACGTATTTGCTCATCACGGGTAATCACAATAACCTGAAGGCTGGCGTGGATTTGTACCTGAGTAAGCAAACAACATTGGGTTTTTCAGCCAGTGGTTTCATATCGCCCAGAAATTTTGATGGCGAAAGCATCGGCCATTTGAAAGGTGCCGATGCGGTGATTGACTCGTCTACTTTTACATTTAGCGACAATGGCAATCGTTGGCAAAATGCCGCTTTCAACATCAACCTGCGGCACAGTTTTTCAAAGAATAGTGAGCTCTCTGCTGATGTAGATTACAACCGTTACGACATGGCGAATAATCAGTTGTTTACCACGCAAATTGTACAGCCATTGGGTCAGTTAACGTTTAACGAATTGCTGAAAGGCAACCTGCCATCCGTTATTGATATCTACGCTGCCAAGGCTGATTACAGCTATACAACCAGCAAAGGGGTGAAGTTAGAAACCGGTTGGAAATCGAGTTATGTACGCACAGATAATACAGCTGATTACTTTTTGTGGGCCAACGGCAACTGGAAGCCGGACTATGATAAAACCAATCATTTTGAATACAAGGAAAACATCAATGCTGCGTATATCAACAGCAATAAAAGCTTTGGCAAGCTGAGTGTGCAGGCAGGTTTGCGTTTTGAAAATACCAATTACAAAGGCTATCAGCGGGGTAATCCACAAAAGGCAGATTCATCGTTCACCAACAACTACAATAAGTTGTTTCCAACGGTGTACCTCAGCTATCCGCTTGATTCAAATAATACGGTGAACCTGAATGTTGGCCGTCGTATTGATCGTCCGGCGTACCAGCAAATGAATCCTTTTTTATTCTTCATCAATAAGTATACGTATCAGGTGGGCAACCCCTTCATTCAGCCACAGCTCACTACTACTTTCGAGCTGACACACACGTACAAAAACTGGTTGACGACCACCATCAACCACAGCGAAACCAACAAGTACTTTTCTCAAATTTTCAGAACGGAAGGTGAAGTAACCATACTGACTCAGGGCAACCTGGCCAGAATGCGCAACACCAGTCTCAGTATCAATGCACAACTGAATCCCACCAAGTGGTGGTCGGCCAATGTGAGCGGAACGCTTAACAAACGTGTGGTGAAAGGTGTAGGCAACAATGCCGATTTTGCCAGCGATAATGTGAGTTTTTCTGCCAATGCCAACAATAACTTTAAGCTTGGCAAAGGATGGAGTGCTGAACTATCGGGCAATTATAATTCCCGTTCTGCAGATGCGCAGTTTATAATTGCTGGCTTTGGTCAGGTGTCGGCAGGCATAGCGAAACAAGTATTAAAAAACAAAGGCAGTGTAAAGTTGAATGTGCGGGATATTTTCTTTAGCCAAATCATCAATGGAGATATCCGCTATCAAAATGTACGGGAGCATTTTAAACAAAGCCGGGATTCAAGAGTGGTGACCCTTTCTTTCTCTTATCGCTTTGGCAAAAACTTTAACGACAACCGCCGCAAAACCGGTGGCAGTAGCGAAGAGCAACAGCGGGTAGGTGTTGGTGGTTAA
- a CDS encoding acyl transferase, with the protein MDVAAGSSLPFHIFNVTPNDFVATALLAYQHQVQHNAVYREYVQALHKLQHVPAAITDIPFLPISFFKTHAVQAFEGEPEIIFTSSGTTGMQQSRHFVKEVALYEQSFVQGFTNAYGDPSPFAWLCLLPSYMERSGSSLIYMAEHFVRHSQHKESGFFLQADEVLIERLEHCRQQQKPTVLLGVSFALLDFAERHQHIDLSHCIIMDTGGMKGRRKELTRAELHEQLQEAFQVPAIHSEYGMTELLSQAYSKGHGRYHPPAWMKVLVRSEEDPFELHSTGAGLLLVIDLANIHSCCFIETQDVGRVYDDGSFEVLGRMDNSDIRGCSLLLL; encoded by the coding sequence TTGGATGTAGCTGCAGGCAGTTCGTTGCCCTTTCACATTTTTAACGTAACGCCAAACGATTTTGTTGCGACTGCTTTGCTGGCCTATCAGCATCAGGTGCAACACAATGCGGTGTACCGGGAATATGTGCAAGCCTTACATAAGTTGCAGCATGTTCCTGCTGCCATTACCGACATTCCTTTTTTGCCCATTTCTTTTTTTAAAACACATGCTGTACAAGCATTTGAGGGCGAACCTGAAATAATTTTTACCAGCAGTGGTACCACCGGTATGCAGCAAAGCCGTCATTTTGTAAAGGAAGTGGCTCTGTATGAGCAAAGTTTTGTGCAAGGGTTTACCAATGCATATGGCGACCCATCACCATTTGCCTGGCTGTGCCTGCTGCCATCCTATATGGAGCGTAGCGGCTCATCTCTCATTTACATGGCAGAGCATTTTGTACGCCATAGCCAACATAAGGAAAGTGGTTTTTTTCTGCAGGCAGATGAAGTATTGATTGAACGACTTGAACATTGCAGGCAACAACAAAAACCAACTGTGTTGCTGGGCGTGAGTTTCGCATTGCTCGATTTTGCTGAGCGTCATCAACATATTGATTTGAGCCACTGTATCATTATGGATACCGGTGGCATGAAGGGCCGAAGGAAAGAACTGACCCGTGCCGAACTCCATGAACAACTGCAGGAAGCTTTTCAGGTGCCTGCTATACACAGCGAGTATGGCATGACGGAACTGCTGAGTCAGGCCTACTCCAAGGGCCATGGACGTTACCATCCACCTGCTTGGATGAAAGTGCTGGTGCGTAGCGAAGAAGATCCATTCGAGCTGCACAGCACCGGTGCCGGGCTGTTGTTGGTGATTGATTTAGCCAACATCCACAGCTGCTGTTTTATTGAAACGCAGGATGTAGGCCGAGTGTATGATGACGGCAGTTTTGAAGTACTTGGCCGCATGGACAATTCGGATATACGTGGCTGCAGTTTATTACTGCTGTAA
- a CDS encoding S1C family serine protease, with product MDDLVLLDAIERYLRNEMHEEERIRFEALRSQHAEIDQLVVEQHAFLNQLEHYGDIKKMKHQLQSVHNKLLEQQLISTETPEAPKTATVIEFWRRYKRTIGVAASIAGITALSISAAMQLFAPKAVKDLQNLSRKLNALESRQNAQGQKINQLITTPAGKSPESEPVGSGTSFLVDGDGYLATNYHVVNGSSTLIVVNNGHEYVAKTVYTDAANDIAILQIADADWKPKSSLPYGIRKNNADLGEELFTLGYPRNSIVYNRGYLSAGTGYNDDSLSIQLSISANPGNSGGPVLDKNGNIIGILSTRDRQADDVVFATKASNINRAIEELKKDSAFKDLQIPGKSNIRNLDRVEQIKRLQDCVFMVKAYN from the coding sequence ATGGACGACCTGGTATTATTAGATGCGATAGAACGCTATCTGCGCAATGAAATGCACGAAGAGGAACGTATCCGCTTTGAGGCATTGCGTAGCCAGCATGCAGAAATAGACCAGTTGGTGGTAGAGCAGCATGCCTTTTTGAATCAGCTGGAACATTATGGTGACATCAAAAAAATGAAGCACCAGTTACAGTCGGTTCATAACAAATTGCTCGAACAACAACTGATTAGCACCGAAACACCTGAGGCCCCCAAAACAGCTACGGTGATAGAATTTTGGCGCCGGTACAAGCGTACCATAGGTGTGGCCGCATCCATAGCAGGTATCACTGCGTTGAGCATTAGCGCTGCCATGCAACTGTTTGCCCCCAAGGCTGTAAAAGACCTGCAGAACCTTAGCCGCAAACTGAATGCCCTCGAAAGCCGTCAGAATGCACAAGGCCAAAAAATAAACCAACTGATAACCACACCTGCCGGCAAATCGCCAGAAAGCGAACCCGTTGGTAGCGGTACCAGCTTTTTGGTAGATGGCGATGGTTATCTGGCCACCAATTACCATGTGGTAAACGGCTCTTCTACATTGATAGTGGTAAATAATGGACATGAGTATGTAGCCAAAACGGTGTATACCGATGCTGCCAACGACATTGCCATTTTGCAAATAGCCGATGCCGACTGGAAGCCAAAGAGCAGCCTCCCCTATGGCATTCGTAAGAACAATGCTGATTTGGGCGAAGAACTCTTCACCCTCGGTTACCCCAGAAATAGCATTGTATATAACCGTGGCTACCTGAGTGCCGGCACTGGTTATAACGACGACTCTCTGAGCATTCAATTATCTATCAGCGCCAACCCTGGCAACAGTGGCGGCCCCGTTTTGGATAAGAACGGTAATATCATCGGCATTTTGTCGACCCGCGACCGGCAGGCCGACGATGTAGTATTTGCCACCAAGGCCAGCAACATCAACCGGGCAATTGAAGAACTGAAAAAAGACAGTGCTTTTAAAGACCTGCAAATTCCGGGTAAGTCAAACATTCGCAACCTCGACCGCGTAGAGCAAATCAAGCGTTTGCAAGACTGCGTATTTATGGTAAAAGCTTACAACTAA
- a CDS encoding RNA polymerase sigma factor: MKEYSKEKKLLEGLALNDHRDVETIYRENFGLVQTFVIQNNGSFDDARDIFQEAMVVLYEKSKDPEFTLTCQIKTYLYSICRRLWLKKLQQQSRFGTPVEGIEDIVPVEEEIEEKAKQDVDFDMMDMAMRHLGEPCKSLLEAFYIQKKPMVEIADEFGYTNADNAKNQKYKCLIRLKKLFFAQYNKDR; this comes from the coding sequence GTGAAAGAGTATAGTAAGGAAAAGAAGTTGCTGGAAGGTCTTGCCCTGAATGATCATCGGGATGTAGAAACCATTTACCGCGAAAATTTCGGTTTGGTACAAACATTCGTGATTCAGAACAACGGCAGTTTCGACGACGCCAGAGATATTTTTCAGGAAGCAATGGTGGTGCTCTACGAAAAAAGTAAAGACCCCGAGTTTACACTTACCTGCCAAATCAAAACTTACCTCTACTCTATTTGCCGCAGGCTGTGGCTAAAAAAACTGCAGCAGCAAAGCAGGTTTGGCACTCCAGTAGAAGGCATAGAAGACATTGTACCTGTAGAAGAAGAGATAGAGGAAAAGGCCAAACAGGATGTAGACTTTGACATGATGGATATGGCCATGCGGCATTTGGGAGAACCCTGCAAAAGCCTGTTGGAAGCATTTTATATTCAAAAGAAACCCATGGTTGAAATAGCCGATGAGTTTGGATATACCAATGCCGACAATGCCAAGAACCAGAAGTACAAATGCCTGATCAGATTGAAGAAATTGTTTTTTGCTCAATATAATAAAGACCGATAG
- a CDS encoding prephenate dehydratase: MKKATNDAAPQHIAIQGYEGSFHQEAARRFFGKQTVVIPCDTFRQVIQHTINRSEANGGMMAIENSIAGSILPNYTLLQKHPVKIVGEVYLHIKQHLLANKGVKLEDIKEVQSHPMAILQCMEYLETQPQLKLMETEDTALSAKHVAQRKSKYQAAIAGKLAAELYNLDILVPNIHTQKNNYTRFLVLKHEKDAQPVEGADKASLKFHTDHSRGSLAKALAIIADAGINLSKLQSMPIPGTEFMYSFYADMEFGDLNQLNKMLKKLEKATESVTLFGIYKNGKLS; encoded by the coding sequence ATGAAAAAGGCAACCAACGACGCAGCACCACAGCACATCGCCATTCAAGGTTATGAAGGCAGTTTTCACCAGGAAGCAGCCCGCCGTTTTTTTGGTAAGCAAACCGTAGTCATTCCCTGCGATACTTTTCGACAGGTGATACAGCACACCATCAACCGCAGTGAAGCGAATGGCGGTATGATGGCCATCGAAAATTCAATTGCCGGCAGCATTTTACCCAACTATACGCTGCTGCAAAAGCATCCGGTAAAAATTGTGGGTGAAGTATATCTCCACATCAAACAACATTTACTGGCCAATAAAGGCGTAAAACTGGAAGACATTAAAGAAGTGCAGTCGCACCCCATGGCCATTTTGCAATGCATGGAGTATCTGGAAACACAACCGCAGTTGAAACTGATGGAAACAGAAGATACCGCACTGAGTGCCAAACACGTGGCTCAACGCAAAAGCAAATACCAGGCTGCCATCGCCGGTAAGCTGGCTGCCGAATTATACAATCTCGACATTCTTGTACCCAACATACACACCCAAAAAAATAATTACACCCGCTTTTTGGTATTGAAGCATGAAAAAGATGCGCAGCCGGTAGAAGGTGCAGATAAAGCATCACTGAAATTTCATACCGATCATTCGAGAGGCAGTCTGGCCAAAGCATTGGCCATCATTGCCGATGCAGGCATCAATCTGAGCAAGTTGCAAAGCATGCCCATACCCGGTACAGAATTCATGTACTCTTTTTACGCCGACATGGAGTTTGGCGATTTGAATCAGCTGAACAAAATGCTGAAGAAACTGGAAAAAGCCACTGAAAGTGTGACGCTGTTTGGAATTTACAAAAACGGAAAACTGAGTTGA